A single region of the Brachypodium distachyon strain Bd21 chromosome 3, Brachypodium_distachyon_v3.0, whole genome shotgun sequence genome encodes:
- the LOC100826993 gene encoding filament-like plant protein 7, whose product MAEMEDALRSCMEQLLIAREEREQIIVEAASEISAQQKKARDLQHSLDSANRKAAKLAAENSGLCKAMDAKDKLARELRESKAASDEKAAKLDATQKQVASLQYEARMLQKALEVRSQEREYDLKSVDAARAQQAESAKKIALLEAECQRLRAMVRKRLPGPAALAQMRDEVEPQQQTGPGPRASPRRQRSAMPMTPRRAPEPDFQSYAVRLRAVEDENKALKRVLATRDAELEIVQMKYADEARELSAVKGQLLELTEESERLMSDAQANAKSQSWASALVSELDHFRAGKQGQGAASSVLVSESDMSLFDDFAEVERLEMASGDHQTLSGPSGVPRQDAQNKADSRSVVPEKNGKELVLDGPVSNGHPEWVQDVWKLVTRKHEASGESIDAILEEIARALEQSHVHAKGDDSDVLYDRTKVEKMMSNLVEKMTVVIRVPEEDNAARFGSSLHEKSEFRARLEYLIHVCHDVLQRKAKLEDFIDEVCLVLEHIVSQYFSSQVRLGAVENNAKSFDGAESLSTVNTHGEHDTQSVISAAAPDVQTEAHTEPIQSSEGQLPDKIQERRPNEELAIVVVDQDDDIQPGRMSSYYEIERSSHDGRGEGLAQQEGKQLATNSEISAAADKLAEWQETITSLSKQLQALQSMPNSGHLDHPVYSPRPSSVDYKPKTLGSILADEGTSTTQGSNSPTPEQAHSMEEHGEPDAAARKSVAGEQNPDAASNGDGDEPTQIVVYHPVLPELRHDGVPADPKKKKRGPSLLGRMIFRKKVEGSS is encoded by the exons ATGGCCGAAATGGAGGACGCCTTGAGATCGTGCATGGAGCAGCTGCTGATCGCGAGAGAAGAGCGGGAGCAAATCATCGTGGAAGCAGCCAGCGAGATATCCGCCCAGCAAAAGAAAGCACGCGACCTGCAGCACAGCCTCGACTCCGCGAACAGGAAGGCCGCGAAGCTCGCCGCCGAGAACAGCGGCCTCTGCAAGGCCATGGACGCCAAGGACAAGCTGGCCAGGGAGCTCAGGGAATCCAAGGCAGCCTCGGACGAGAAGGCCGCGAAGCTCGACGCGACGCAGAAGCAGGTCGCGTCGCTGCAGTACGAGGCCCGGATGCTCCAGAAGGCGCTGGAGGTGCGGAGCCAGGAGCGGGAGTACGACCTCAAGTCCGTggacgccgcccgcgcgcagCAGGCGGAGAGCGCGAAGAAGATCGCGCTGCTGGAAGCCGAGTGCCAGCGGCTGCGGGCCATGGTCCGGAAAAGGCTTCCCGGGCCGGCGGCCTTGGCCCAGATGAGAGACGAGgtcgagccgcagcagcagacCGGGCCCGGGCCCAGGGCCAGCCCAAGAAGACAACGGTCCGCCATGCCGATGACgccgcggcgtgctccggaGCCTGATTTTCAGAGTTACGCAGTCAGGTTAcgcgccgtggaggacgagaACAAGGCCCTGAAGCGGGTGCTGGCCACGAGGGACGCCGAGCTGGAGATCGTGCAGATGAAGTACGCCGACGAGGCTCGCGAGCTCTCGGCGGTGAAGGGGCAGCTCCTGGAGTTGACGGAGGAGAGTGAACGGCTGATGAGCGATGCTCAAGCGAATGCGAAGTCACAGTCGTGGGCCTCTGCTTTAGTCTCTGAACTGGACCATTTCAGGGCCGGGAAGCAGGGACAGGGAGCAGCGTCATCCGTTTTGGTGTCTGAGTCTGACATGAGCTTGTTCGACGATTTTGCTGAGGTTGAGAGGTTGGAGATGGCATCAGGCGATCATCAAACATTGTCGGGACCTTCCGGTGTGCCGCGGCAAGATGCGCAGAACAAGGCAGATTCAAGATCGGTTGTTCCAGAGAAAAATGGCAAGGAGCTCGTCCTAGATGGCCCTGTGTCCAATGGCCATCCTGAATGGGTGCAGGATGTTTGGAAACTCGTCACGCGTAAGCATGAAGCAAGCGGAGAAAGCATCGACGCCATTCTTGAGGAAATAGCTCGTGCATTGGAGCAGAGCCATGTTCATGCGAAAGGAGATGATTCTGATGTGCTGTATGACAGGACCAAAGTGGAAAAAATGATGAGCAATCTGGTTGAAAAAATGACTGTCGTTATTCGCGTTCCCGAGGAAGACAATGCTGCAAGATTTGGATCATCGCTGCACGAAAAGTCTGAATTTCGTGCACGCCTCGAGTACCTGATTCATGTCTGTCATGATGTGCTACAGAGGAAAGCCAAGCTTGAAGATTTCATTGACGAGGTTTGCCTGGTACTGGAGCATATAGTGAGTCAGTACTTCTCAAGCCAAGTTCGACTGGGTGCGGTGGAAAATAATGCAAAGAGTTTTGATGGAGCGGAGTCGCTAAGTACAGTCAATACACATGGTGAACATGACACGCAGAGTGTAATAtcagcagcagctccagatGTCCAAACAGAAGCACATACAGAACCAATTCAGTCATCAGAAGGTCAGCTTCCTGATAAAATTCAAGAGAGACGTCCTAATGAAGAACTTGCAATAGTTGTAGTTGATCAGGATGATGATATTCAGCCAGGGAGGATGTCATCATACTATGAGATAGAAAG ATCCAGTCATGATGGAAGAGGAGAAGGCTTGGCACAACAAGAGGGAAAACAACTAGCAACA AACTCAGAAATATCAGCAGCAGCTGACAAGCTTGCAGAGTGGCAGGAGACCATCACAAGCCTAAGCAAACAGTTGCAGGCTCTTCAGAGCATGCCGAATTCAGGACATCTAGATCACCCGGTGTACAGCCCCAGACCAAGCTCGGTCGACTACAAGCCCAAGACACTCGGCAGCATCCTCGCTGACGAGGGCACCAGCACAACCCAGGGTTCCAATTCTCCTACGCCCGAACAAGCGCACTCCATGGAAGAACATGGCGAGCCTGACGCTGCAGCACGAAAGAGTGTGGCAGGAGAGCAGAATCCTGATGCCGCCAGtaacggcgacggcgatgagCCTACGCAGATTGTTGTCTATCATCCAGTGTTGCCGGAGCTGCGGCATGATGGGGTTCCTGCTGAtcctaagaagaagaagcggggtCCGAGCTTGCTGGGCAGGATGATATTCAGGAAGAAAGTGGAAGGCAGCTCGTAG
- the LOC100827805 gene encoding uncharacterized protein LOC100827805 yields MALWTLLLGVALPVAALVAAAFFVYRLQQRSPRNAPPELPVASGGAGGGHAADLSASPGLAKLNAKYNASSGRVGVRFQQLHHQHHASRHRGQQQQQQGPFQWGDHPRLVIEAAENGWAQFVFSVSRAKSTSASSSPLWGLCPVCDAGASRDMADQAAWEVPAGSSERLQAVRLNPAAASAASAASGKKWLPGSITSPLRTSDHQDLTNNSSNNALCVARMSMPLPGPPMAGAPFPQEAYFEITIIYLNTRRPEWSSASRAGSRRAQQDGSVESDRIKLISFAPDITNTKDTVQESRATKDDDRRDHKQRHLVMSLGLAAGSPSRPSLAGTYASSIGFHSNGAVYLDGMKLAYESAKSSWAGVDKVVGCGFDPAKRKVFFTVDGQLAHAVSCNADAFSCPLYPAMASSFDVMALVNLGQSKFRYAAANARRTPNPCFVRSASSGDGRSGSMGGGLDFDDSGDLFSMGRVDSSGWTETSRVSRSRKDSASAAGDLEPDSDLFEISLRD; encoded by the exons ATGGCGCTATGGACGCTGCTCCTGGGCGTGGCCCTGCCCGTCGCGGCGCTGGTCGCGGCCGCGTTCTTCGTGTACCGGCTCCAGCAGCGCTCGCCGCGCAACGCGCCGCCGGAGCTACCGGtggcgagcggcggagccggcggcggccacgcggCGGACCTGTCGGCGAGCCCCGGGCTGGCGAAGCTGAACGCCAAGTACAACGCCAGCAGCGGCCGCGTGGGCGTCCGGTTCCAGCAGCTGCACCACCAGCACCATGCCTCGAGGCACCgaggacagcagcagcagcagcaagggcCGTTCCAGTGGGGCGACCACCCGCGGCTGGTGATCGAGGCGGCGGAGAACGGGTGGGCGCAGTTCGTGTTCTCCGTGTCCCGGGCCAAGTCCACGtccgcgtcgtcgtcgccgctcTGGGGGCTCTGCCCGGTCTGCGACGCCGGGGCCAGCCGCGACATGGCCGACCAGGCCGCGTGGGAGGTGCCCGCGGGCTCGTCCGAGCGGCTCCAGGCCGTGCGGCTCAACCCGGCGGCCGCGTCCGCTGCGTCCGCGGCGTCAGGCAAGAAGTGGCTTCCTGGAAGCATCACGAGCCCCCTCCGCACTAGCGACCACCAGGATCTGAcaaacaacagcagcaacaacgcGCTGTGCGTCGCCAGGATGAGCATGCCGCTCCCCGGCCCGCCCATGGCCGGCGCGCCGTTCCCGCAGGAAGCCTACTTCGAGATCACCATCATATACCTCAACACGCGGCGTCCGGAGTGGTCGTCGGCGTCTCGGGCGGGGAGCAGGCGTGCGCAGCAGGACGGCTCCGTCGAGAGCGACCGCATCAAGCTCATCAGTTTCGCACCGGATATTACCAACACCAAGGACACGGTCCAAGAAAGCAGAGCCACGAAAGACGACGATCGGCGAGACCACAAGCAGAGGCACTTGGTCATGTCGCTGGGCCTCGCCGCTGGGTCGCCGTCTCGGCCGTCGTTGGCCGGGACTTACGCGTCCTCCATCGGCTTCCACTCCAACGGCGCCGTCTACCTCGACG GGATGAAGCTCGCGTACGAATCGGCGAAATCGTCGTGGGCGGGGGTGGACAAGGTGGTGGGCTGCGGCTTCGACCCGGCGAAGCGGAAGGTGTTCTTCACGGTGGACGGGCAGCTGGCGCACGCGGTGAGCTGCAACGCCGACGCCTTCTCCTGCCCGCTGTACCCGGCCATGGCGTCCAGCTTCGACGTGATGGCGCTGGTCAACCTCGGGCAGAGCAAGTTCCGGTACGCGGCGGCCAACGCGCGCCGCACGCCCAACCCGTGCTTCGTGCGCTCCGCGTCCTCGGGTGACGGCCGGAGCGGCTCCATGGGCGGCGGCCTCGACTTCGACGACAGCGGCGACCTCTTCTCCATGGGCCGCGTCGACTCCTCCGGCTGGACGGAGACCTCGCGGGtcagcaggagcaggaaggaCAGCGcctcggcggccggcgacctCGAGCCCGATTCCGACCTCTTCGAGATCTCATTGCGAGATTGA
- the LOC104583802 gene encoding uncharacterized protein LOC104583802: MGSRQSMERVIPEEDEPLPPDACNMTREAQILQARSMCGCGMQSPHGGENWRRRTEEERDASIICHVHYALRRYNADNPGSEFDPVKPLMAVYVGFRCNIWVHVSFLARKRNASSSKQRPNKVDDPVEHFFAELRYDYQLCRPTVETCTIIDKSSRHLKTSCAFCPESFEILHPLDGKFVCGKKSQAKEGRGFLHFMNILEKPFTCPTANDETRDDGAA, from the exons ATGGGATCGCGGCAGTCGATGGAGCGGGTTATTCCAGAGGAGGACGAACCCCTGCCCCCTGACGCGTGCAACATGACCCGCGAGGCTCAGATACTCCAGGCACGCTCCATGTGCGGGTGCGGGATGCAATCGCCTCACGGCGGGGAGAATTGGAGACGGCGCACAGAAGA GGAGCGCGATGCCTCCATCATTTGCCATGTCCACTACGCTCTCCGCCGTTACAACGCCGACAATCCG GGTTCGGAGTTTGATCCTGTCAAGCCTTTGATGGCCGTGTACGTAGGTTTCAGATGTAACATTTGGGTTCATGTCAGCTTCTTGGCTCGCAAGAGGAACGCCAGTAGTAGCAAACAGAGGCCCAACAAGGTTGACGACCCCGTGGAGCACTTCTTCGCTGAGCTGCGATACGACTACCAACTCTGCAGACCAACTGTCGAAACATGCACCATCATCG ATAAGTCGTCGCGTCACTTGAAGACTTCGTGTGCATTTTGCCCAGAAAGCTTTGAGATTTTGCACCCGCTGGACGGAAAATTCGTATGCGGGAAGAAAAGCCAGGCAAAAGAAGGTCGAGGCTTCCTCCATTTCATGAATATACTAGAGAAACCGTTCACATGCCCTACGGCCAATGATGAAACCAGAGACGACGGGGCAGCTTGA